A part of Vibrio sp. B1FLJ16 genomic DNA contains:
- a CDS encoding cache domain-containing protein: MPLKAKLILLALIPVVLVSASISWISIYQAKTLGQREVELFQQNLIQSKEAALKDTVNVAFDSISHIYNDPTIEESVAKERVKAILNRLTYGSDGYFFAYDKYGTNLVHPAQPNLVGQNLLGLKDENGDRLIEALLYQAQSGGGFHQYLWQKPSTGEVVPKLSYSGWLDKWEWMVGTGLYIEDVSREVATMRAAVNKNIETTFFSVVIILVVTVAVIIVLTLAINLHEHRLADKNLKELAHKTVMFQEDEKKHLARELHDGINQLLVSSKCHLDLMSHRLEDEKLKLHLEKSQRSLLTAINEVRHISHQLRPSALDDIGLEAALTTLLQDFHSHSGIDIDSHFDTQQQRLSSEVATTLYRIAQESLNNIEKHAKAKKVTVTLQKMGNMLQLLIRDDGIGFIVNQAVHRQGIGLRNMQERVEFIGGEFELISELGLGTEITVLLNLDELIYG, encoded by the coding sequence ATGCCTCTCAAAGCAAAATTAATTCTGCTGGCACTGATACCTGTGGTATTGGTGTCAGCCAGTATCAGTTGGATTTCGATCTACCAGGCAAAAACTCTCGGCCAGCGAGAGGTAGAACTCTTTCAACAAAATCTCATTCAATCAAAAGAAGCAGCACTGAAAGACACAGTGAATGTTGCTTTTGACTCTATCTCACATATCTATAACGACCCGACCATCGAAGAAAGTGTTGCCAAAGAGCGTGTAAAGGCGATTTTGAATCGTTTAACTTATGGCTCAGATGGCTATTTTTTTGCTTACGACAAATACGGTACTAACCTTGTTCATCCTGCCCAACCGAATTTGGTGGGACAAAACTTATTAGGCCTAAAAGATGAGAATGGCGATCGGCTCATCGAAGCTTTGCTGTATCAGGCACAATCCGGCGGTGGGTTTCACCAATATTTGTGGCAAAAACCGTCGACAGGGGAAGTTGTTCCTAAGTTGAGTTATTCAGGGTGGTTAGACAAGTGGGAATGGATGGTTGGAACCGGATTGTACATTGAAGATGTGAGCCGTGAAGTCGCAACTATGCGCGCAGCTGTAAATAAAAATATTGAAACTACTTTTTTCTCGGTGGTTATAATTCTGGTCGTGACGGTCGCGGTAATTATTGTGCTCACTCTTGCTATTAATCTGCATGAACATCGTTTGGCCGACAAGAACCTTAAAGAACTCGCCCATAAAACCGTGATGTTTCAGGAAGACGAGAAAAAGCATCTTGCTCGTGAGCTACATGATGGAATTAACCAGTTGTTGGTTTCCAGTAAATGCCATTTAGACCTGATGAGTCATCGTCTGGAAGATGAAAAACTCAAATTACATTTAGAGAAATCCCAACGTTCATTACTCACAGCGATTAACGAAGTCAGGCATATTTCTCATCAGCTACGACCTAGTGCACTAGATGATATAGGCTTAGAGGCTGCACTGACGACCTTACTTCAGGATTTTCACTCACATTCCGGTATTGATATCGACAGTCATTTTGATACCCAGCAACAGCGTCTGAGCTCTGAAGTGGCTACGACTCTTTATCGTATTGCTCAAGAGTCGTTAAACAACATCGAGAAACATGCAAAAGCAAAGAAAGTGACGGTTACTCTGCAAAAAATGGGCAATATGCTCCAATTGCTGATCCGTGATGACGGGATAGGTTTTATTGTAAACCAGGCAGTACATCGTCAGGGAATAGGGCTCCGCAATATGCAGGAGCGCGTAGAGTTTATAGGTGGCGAGTTTGAGCTTATCAGTGAGCTGGGCCTCGGGACGGAAATTACAGTGCTACTGAATTTGGATGAATTAATTTATGGGTAA
- a CDS encoding TRAP transporter large permease subunit yields the protein MIGIVMFFVALFALLLGFPVAFTFGGIALIFGVWAEGIEMFAFMPYRIQSIMQNTVLMAVPLFVFMGLVLQKTKLAEQLLESMGRLFGGVRGGIAISTVLVGALLAASTGVVGASVVAMGLISLPVMLKYNYDKGLACGTICASGTLGQIIPPSIVLILLGDVLGVPVGDLFQAAVWPGITLVVAYVIYILIYAKFNPEAAQPIERDESVSRQEEVISALKAVLPPLALIVVVLGSIFAGVATPTESAALGGAGAIVLALLYKQFSWSMVYDASKETVKVTAMVFAILLGATAFSMAFTYTGGDYLVEEWMLSIPGEKWGFLIITMVVILILGFFIDFVEICFIIVPIIAPVAETLGINMTWFAILVAMNLQTSFLTPPFGFSLFYLKGVAPSGVTTRDIYRGVMPFIAIQIAVLASLLFFPGFYGMG from the coding sequence ATGATCGGTATAGTGATGTTTTTCGTAGCCTTGTTTGCGCTACTTTTAGGTTTCCCTGTCGCCTTTACTTTTGGCGGTATTGCCCTGATTTTTGGTGTCTGGGCAGAAGGTATCGAAATGTTTGCCTTCATGCCATATCGCATTCAGTCCATCATGCAAAATACGGTATTGATGGCCGTACCTCTGTTCGTGTTTATGGGGCTGGTTTTACAAAAAACCAAACTGGCAGAGCAGCTGCTTGAATCAATGGGGCGCTTGTTCGGTGGCGTTCGTGGCGGTATCGCAATTTCGACGGTACTTGTAGGTGCTTTGCTTGCAGCCTCAACTGGTGTTGTTGGTGCATCTGTAGTAGCGATGGGCTTAATCTCGCTGCCAGTAATGCTCAAATATAACTATGATAAAGGGCTTGCCTGCGGAACCATCTGTGCGTCCGGTACGCTGGGGCAAATTATTCCGCCGTCTATAGTTTTAATCTTGTTAGGTGACGTGCTCGGTGTACCCGTTGGTGACCTTTTCCAAGCCGCAGTATGGCCGGGTATAACACTAGTCGTTGCGTATGTTATCTACATTCTTATCTACGCAAAATTTAATCCCGAGGCTGCTCAGCCTATTGAACGTGACGAATCTGTCAGTCGACAAGAGGAAGTCATCAGCGCGCTGAAAGCCGTGCTACCACCACTTGCGTTAATCGTAGTCGTATTAGGTTCTATCTTTGCCGGTGTTGCTACACCAACAGAATCTGCTGCTCTGGGCGGCGCGGGTGCAATCGTGCTTGCACTGCTATACAAGCAGTTCAGCTGGTCTATGGTTTATGATGCTTCGAAAGAAACCGTAAAAGTAACGGCAATGGTATTCGCCATTTTGCTCGGTGCGACTGCGTTTTCAATGGCCTTTACCTATACAGGTGGTGACTACCTGGTTGAAGAATGGATGCTCAGTATTCCTGGTGAGAAGTGGGGCTTTTTGATCATAACTATGGTCGTCATTTTGATTCTGGGTTTCTTTATTGATTTCGTAGAAATCTGTTTCATCATTGTTCCTATTATTGCCCCTGTTGCTGAAACGCTGGGCATCAATATGACTTGGTTTGCGATTCTCGTAGCAATGAACTTACAGACATCCTTCTTAACCCCGCCATTCGGATTCAGCTTGTTTTACCTGAAAGGGGTGGCACCTTCCGGCGTCACAACGCGTGATATCTATAGGGGGGTAATGCCGTTTATTGCTATCCAGATTGCTGTACTTGCGTCACTACTATTCTTCCCAGGCTTCTACGGTATGGGTTAA
- a CDS encoding TRAP transporter small permease subunit produces the protein MRSLIYIERIFNRFSDFLGWLSSILFIILLLNVVYDVIMRYVFNDVSIAFQEMEWHLFASVFLLGVPYAIKSGGHVRVDIFYERLSYKAQSIIDIIGTLLFLFPFCLLVAWFGIDFAKESYALGETSGDPGGLPYRWIIKAMIPVSFFFMAVSGIGLLLHSINKIVNPHLIYAGTSGKS, from the coding sequence ATGAGAAGTCTTATTTATATTGAGCGAATCTTTAACCGCTTCAGCGATTTTTTAGGTTGGCTGTCCAGCATCCTATTTATCATTTTGCTATTGAACGTGGTTTATGACGTCATCATGCGTTACGTGTTTAACGATGTATCTATCGCCTTTCAGGAGATGGAGTGGCACCTATTTGCGTCGGTATTCTTACTTGGTGTGCCATACGCCATTAAATCTGGCGGCCATGTTCGGGTCGATATTTTCTATGAGCGTCTGTCTTATAAAGCGCAATCCATCATCGACATTATAGGCACGCTACTTTTCCTGTTTCCTTTTTGCTTATTGGTTGCGTGGTTCGGAATCGACTTTGCTAAAGAGAGTTATGCTCTGGGCGAAACATCGGGCGACCCAGGTGGTCTTCCTTATCGCTGGATAATTAAAGCCATGATTCCAGTTTCGTTCTTCTTTATGGCGGTCAGTGGTATCGGTTTGCTGCTGCACTCTATCAATAAGATTGTTAACCCCCACCTCATCTATGCCGGTACTTCCGGTAAGTCGTAA
- a CDS encoding TRAP transporter substrate-binding protein: protein MSLIQKSLKRVLKATAVVAAMTLAATSANAADKVYRLKLAETWGPNFPIFGDTTKNMAKMAEEMSNGRLQIRIDSANKHKAPFGVFDMVKSGQYDLGHSASYYWKGKVPNTLYFTSMPFGMLPTEQYAWFYYGGGMELMEKVYAPHNMMSFPGGNTDTQMGGWFQKEIKTLDDLQGLKMRIPGFAGEILAELGAKPTNIAPGELYTSLERRTIDALEWVGPSLDLRMGFHKIAPYYYTGWHEPATELQFLVNKRTWEKLPDDLKAILQVAMKTAAYDMYTQSKHESGKNWASIKSEYPNVEVKDFPPEVMAAMAEANDRLLKKHADEDPLAKEIQESQAAYMNQVRPWTNISQRAYLNSQAD from the coding sequence ATGAGTCTAATCCAAAAATCTTTGAAACGAGTGCTTAAAGCGACTGCTGTAGTTGCAGCGATGACGTTAGCCGCTACTTCTGCTAATGCTGCTGATAAAGTGTACCGTCTTAAACTTGCTGAAACTTGGGGGCCTAACTTCCCAATCTTTGGTGATACAACTAAAAATATGGCCAAAATGGCAGAGGAGATGTCGAACGGACGTCTTCAAATCCGCATTGATTCAGCTAACAAACATAAAGCGCCATTTGGTGTATTTGACATGGTCAAATCAGGTCAGTACGACCTGGGACACTCTGCTTCTTATTACTGGAAAGGCAAAGTACCAAACACACTTTACTTTACCTCTATGCCATTCGGTATGCTGCCAACAGAACAGTATGCCTGGTTCTACTACGGTGGCGGTATGGAGCTGATGGAGAAAGTGTATGCTCCGCATAACATGATGTCATTCCCTGGCGGTAATACGGATACTCAGATGGGTGGCTGGTTCCAGAAAGAGATTAAAACACTGGATGATCTTCAAGGCCTGAAAATGCGTATTCCGGGTTTTGCTGGCGAAATCTTAGCGGAACTGGGAGCGAAACCAACCAACATCGCACCTGGCGAGCTATACACCTCTTTAGAGCGCCGCACAATCGATGCTCTAGAGTGGGTTGGTCCTTCACTGGACTTACGTATGGGTTTCCACAAAATCGCGCCTTACTACTACACAGGTTGGCATGAGCCAGCAACAGAGCTTCAGTTCCTTGTAAACAAGCGTACCTGGGAAAAGTTACCTGATGATCTCAAAGCAATCTTACAAGTAGCAATGAAAACGGCTGCTTACGACATGTACACTCAGTCTAAGCATGAAAGCGGTAAGAACTGGGCGTCTATCAAGTCAGAGTACCCGAACGTAGAAGTTAAAGATTTCCCGCCTGAAGTTATGGCTGCAATGGCAGAAGCCAATGACCGACTTCTTAAAAAGCACGCAGATGAAGATCCGTTGGCGAAAGAGATTCAAGAGTCACAAGCGGCTTACATGAATCAAGTACGTCCATGGACCAATATCTCACAACGCGCTTACCTAAACAGCCAGGCTGATTAG
- a CDS encoding MarR family transcriptional regulator: protein MRLAHKRKVQMKLQKRTKATVAKTAAVQKPAKPVAEKAAPSVAEKTVAEKVVAEKKVAVAKTVDVALTPKQQQVLDIVVANAEGINPKGIGLAAGQEEAKAASWATGALKKLLEENLVQKEQLAGNKVIYKAV, encoded by the coding sequence ATGAGACTTGCTCATAAGCGTAAAGTGCAAATGAAACTGCAAAAGCGCACTAAAGCGACAGTAGCAAAGACTGCTGCGGTACAAAAACCAGCTAAGCCTGTTGCTGAAAAAGCAGCGCCTTCTGTAGCAGAAAAAACTGTTGCGGAGAAAGTAGTAGCTGAGAAGAAAGTTGCTGTAGCGAAAACTGTTGATGTTGCCCTGACTCCTAAGCAACAACAAGTACTGGATATCGTTGTGGCGAATGCGGAAGGTATTAATCCTAAAGGTATCGGTCTGGCTGCGGGTCAGGAAGAAGCGAAGGCGGCATCATGGGCTACAGGCGCATTGAAGAAGCTTCTTGAAGAAAACCTAGTTCAAAAAGAGCAGTTAGCAGGTAACAAGGTTATCTACAAAGCAGTGTAA
- a CDS encoding DUF2982 domain-containing protein gives METLYLTNSHFKSDSPTTRIILLLVALITLFLVLMAPGWKQAMLSVILMSAIVGFAVLMIKKSQVAFTLTATHFQQHLFKGGWVVRWRNIESIGICGYQQDGWYQPLPWIGVRLKHYSPYLDAICPRIATEILLGQRALLYLGARQNKCEEKFEDMVLDPSPYTNSNGMQYKGLQAMLANRMKYQRDFYGYDIFISASDLDREAEDFVGLTRRYLAAAEPD, from the coding sequence ATGGAAACGCTGTATCTGACGAACTCACATTTTAAATCTGACTCCCCGACTACCAGAATCATCTTACTGCTCGTCGCTCTGATTACCCTCTTTCTGGTTTTGATGGCACCGGGATGGAAACAAGCCATGCTGTCTGTAATTTTGATGTCCGCCATCGTTGGTTTTGCTGTACTGATGATTAAAAAAAGCCAGGTCGCTTTCACTCTAACCGCAACGCATTTTCAGCAACATTTGTTTAAAGGTGGTTGGGTAGTACGCTGGCGCAACATCGAGTCAATTGGGATATGTGGATACCAGCAGGATGGTTGGTATCAGCCCCTTCCTTGGATTGGTGTCCGTTTAAAACACTACTCCCCTTACCTTGACGCAATATGTCCCCGGATAGCCACAGAGATACTTCTTGGCCAACGAGCATTACTTTATTTAGGGGCGAGACAAAATAAGTGTGAAGAAAAGTTTGAGGATATGGTGTTGGACCCAAGTCCGTACACCAATAGTAACGGCATGCAATATAAAGGGTTGCAGGCTATGCTAGCAAACCGAATGAAATATCAAAGAGATTTCTACGGTTATGACATATTTATCTCTGCCAGTGATTTAGACAGAGAAGCAGAAGACTTTGTCGGATTGACTCGGCGCTACTTAGCAGCAGCCGAGCCGGACTAA
- a CDS encoding MBL fold metallo-hydrolase, whose translation MSLQYQIVPVTSFSQNCSIVWCDETMKGIVVDPGGDEKQLAMLIKELGVEVVKLVLTHGHLDHVGGTQPLAALLGGTEIVGPHKADNFWLQGLEGQSKMFGFPLTEAFEPHQWLNEGDVVTFGNQVLNVIHTPGHTPGHVVLYSEEARLAFVGDVLFNGSVGRTDFPQGDFNTLISSIKEKLWPLGNDVTFVPGHGPQSTFGHERKTNPFVADEMPLY comes from the coding sequence ATGTCTCTGCAATATCAAATTGTCCCTGTGACTTCTTTTTCTCAAAACTGTTCTATCGTCTGGTGTGACGAAACAATGAAAGGCATCGTGGTTGATCCGGGTGGCGACGAAAAGCAACTTGCGATGCTAATTAAAGAGCTGGGTGTCGAAGTGGTGAAATTGGTATTGACGCATGGCCACTTAGATCATGTTGGTGGTACTCAGCCTTTAGCTGCATTGCTAGGCGGAACAGAAATTGTAGGGCCTCATAAAGCTGACAACTTCTGGTTACAAGGCCTTGAAGGGCAGAGCAAAATGTTTGGTTTCCCTCTTACGGAAGCATTTGAACCCCATCAATGGTTAAATGAGGGTGACGTTGTCACTTTTGGTAATCAAGTTTTGAATGTCATCCACACTCCGGGGCATACACCTGGTCACGTTGTGCTTTACAGTGAAGAAGCGCGCTTAGCGTTTGTGGGGGATGTTCTGTTTAACGGAAGTGTTGGCCGAACAGATTTCCCGCAAGGTGATTTCAATACATTGATCAGCTCGATAAAAGAGAAATTGTGGCCACTTGGAAACGATGTCACTTTTGTTCCTGGTCATGGCCCGCAATCTACTTTTGGTCATGAGCGCAAAACTAACCCGTTTGTTGCTGATGAGATGCCACTTTACTAA
- a CDS encoding DUF882 domain-containing protein: MVSRNFSRRDFLKMTAGGIVLSSAMPTFAWASLPDKPRVLAMNNLNTGEQLETCYFDGNGYVKKELQRLDQFCRDHRRNEAFPMDRRLFDQISQIQKLIGKDSEVVVISGYRSPATNTALRSRSSTVAKKSFHMQGRAIDFRLDGVKLSTVREAALSLKAGGVGYYPSSNFVHIDTGPVRSW; the protein is encoded by the coding sequence ATGGTAAGTCGTAATTTTTCTCGTCGTGATTTCCTTAAAATGACCGCTGGCGGTATTGTTTTGTCATCTGCTATGCCAACGTTTGCGTGGGCGTCCCTTCCCGATAAACCCCGTGTTTTGGCAATGAACAACCTTAATACAGGTGAGCAATTAGAAACGTGCTATTTTGATGGCAACGGGTACGTGAAAAAAGAGCTTCAAAGGTTAGATCAGTTCTGCCGCGATCACCGCCGCAACGAGGCTTTTCCGATGGATCGCCGATTGTTTGATCAGATCAGCCAAATTCAGAAGCTGATAGGTAAAGACTCTGAAGTTGTTGTTATCTCAGGCTATCGTTCACCTGCAACAAACACCGCTTTGCGCAGCCGTTCATCCACGGTGGCGAAGAAAAGCTTTCATATGCAAGGTAGGGCCATAGATTTCCGCTTGGATGGCGTCAAGTTGTCTACCGTTCGTGAGGCTGCGTTGAGTTTGAAAGCAGGGGGAGTCGGCTACTACCCAAGTAGTAACTTCGTTCATATTGATACAGGACCAGTGCGTTCTTGGTAA